One segment of Scomber scombrus chromosome 3, fScoSco1.1, whole genome shotgun sequence DNA contains the following:
- the dyrk3 gene encoding dual specificity tyrosine-phosphorylation-regulated kinase 3: protein MMIISRKPEGPIATARHGDGLYDSYMRTDHILKDEADTNSPSGLPPMPKHTVVSNKSVMRDQVTVRGGQLKVKYLYEDSTNNRKINAITTATTHNSGTTGQTPSKPAPISSLSKEHSVDSTESSKGSSESSGSHGVGNSGKSCGPLTPDQALRLYRSQLTTLEQTEIHSYPDVYFVGPNAKKRPAVAGGNNNCGYDDEQGGYIHVPHDHLAYRYEFLKIIGKGSFGQVAKVYDHKLQQHLALKMVRNEKRFHRQAQEEIRILEHLRKQDRNGTMNVVHMLENFTFRNHICMTFELLSMNLYELIKRNKFQGFSLPLVRKFAHSILQCLEALSRHRIIHCDLKPENILLKQQGRSGIKVIDFGSSCFEHQRVYTYIQSRFYRAPEVILGSRYGLPIDMWSFGCILAELLTGYPLFPGEDEGDQLACVMELLGMPPQKVLEQAKRAKNFINSKGHPRYCGANTLPTGATVLTGSRSRRGKMRGPPSSKEWSAALKGCEDPTFTDFIKKCLDWDPSSRLTPSQALRHPWLYRRLPKPLPGSEKSQGATVKRLPEHHSTSFPSILAKGGPGLSTTAANNKLRSNMMGDSVEAIPLRTVLPKLVS, encoded by the exons GTTGTCAGTAACAAGAGCGTAATGAGGGATCAGGTAACTGTGCGAGGTGGCCAGCTGAAGGTCAAGTACCTGTATGAAGACTCCACCAACAATCGAAAGATAAATGCCATAACTACAGCAACCACTCATAACAGTGGGACCACTGGTCAGACACCCAGTAAACCTGCCCCAATCTCCAGCTTGTCCAAGGAGCACAGTGTAGACAG CACTGAATCCAGTAAGGGCTCCAGTGAATCCTCCGGCTCACATGGTGTTGGGAATAGTGGGAAGTCGTGTGGCCCTCTCACTCCTGACCAGGCTCTGAGACTGTATCGATCTCAACTGACCACCCTGGAGCAAACAGAGATCCACTCCTACCCAGACGTCTACTTTGTGGGACCCAATGCCAAGAAGAGGCCAGCCGTTGCTGGAGGCAACAACAACTGTGGCTATGATGATGAGCAGGGTGGCTACATCCACGTGCCCCATGACCACCTGGCTTACCGCTATGAGTTTCTCAAG ATTATTGGTAAAGGTAGCTTCGGCCAGGTGGCCAAGGTATACGACCACAAACTGCAGCAGCACCTGGCTCTGAAAATGGTTCGTAATGAGAAGCGCTTCCACCGGCAGGCGCAGGAGGAGATCCGCATCCTGGAGCACCTGCGCAAGCAGGATCGCAACGGCACCATGAATGTTGTGCACATGCTTGAAAATTTCACCTTCCGCAACCATATCTGCATGACCTTTGAGCTGCTGAGCATGAACCTGTATGAGCTTATAAAGCGCAACAAGTTCCAGGGTTTCAGCCTGCCTCTAGTCAGGAAGTTTGCTCACTCCATTCTGCAGTGCCTGGAGGCCCTGAGCAGGCACAGAATCATCCACTGTGACCTCAAGCCTGAAAACATCCTGCTCAAACAGCAGGGACGCAGCGGCATCAAG GTGATTGACTTTGGCTCCAGCTGCTTTGAACACCAGCGGGTGTACACCTACATCCAGTCCCGTTTCTATCGAGCTCCAGAGGTCATCCTTGGTTCGCGCTACGGCCTTCCTATTGATATGTGGAGCTTCGGCTGCATACTGGCTGAACTGCTGACTGGCTACCCCCTGTTCCCCGGAGAGGATGAGGGTGACCAGCTGGCCTGTGTCATGGAGCTGCTGGGCATGCCTCCGCAGAAGGTTCTAGAGCAGGCCAAAAGGGCAAAGAACTTCATCAACTCCAAGGGCCACCCTCGCTACTGTGGAGCCAACACCCTGCCCACGGGTGCTACTGTGCTGACGGGGTCTCGCTCCCGCCGTGGCAAGATGAGAGGCCCTCCAAGTAGCAAGGAGTGGAGTGCTGCGCTCAAGGGCTGTGAGGACCCCACCTTTACTGACTTCATAAAGAAGTGTTTAGACTGGGACCCCTCGTCTCGTTTAACCCCCAGCCAGGCCCTCAGGCACCCGTGGCTGTATCGCCGGCTTCCCAAACCCCTACCTGGGAGCGAGAAGAGCCAAGGGGCTACAGTGAAACGGCTCCCCGAGCACCACAGCACCTCTTTCCCCTCTATCCTGGCCAAAGGAGGGCCTGGCTTAAGCACCACAGCTGCCAACAACAAACTGCGGAGCAACATGATGGGAGATTCAGTGGAGGCCATACCACTTCGCACAGTCCTACCCAAACTTGTctcttag